One genomic segment of Tubulanus polymorphus chromosome 4, tnTubPoly1.2, whole genome shotgun sequence includes these proteins:
- the LOC141904368 gene encoding equilibrative nucleobase transporter 1-like, producing the protein MLAFTVGIFSLTGSTVFVGWIFDRFGTRITRIISMILFSSGSLMLGFANSDIPVLIFPGLCCFGIGGIMLLVTNMQIGNYFNVARLTVVTLYNATFDTSSSMLLMIKVLHAAGVKRLHCFITLCILNVVIVSISTFALLPKFKVFPKDRKDKRNKVLVELIPNEDDTTDGIKMGKLSEISETVKEKDSLTPVDVEMEPLPTMMTVKGLKDYLVSRVYLFELMWHAIIQLQFNYYMGTLNTMITDITNNDTYKVSFLTNVFSYILMCGIFFGPLEGLFLHLEKKRLQRDNPSYYDQLRPAALPQALCSTLCLLLSVLVLIPVEKLLYLQFISLTIFRAFLYGMNSAFLFMAFPVEHFGRLFGVLMTVNGIIGALQYPLFKWGEGPPKNYLPPSVFMIVLVSLSYLQPIAVMFGEKTDQIFKRLRCK; encoded by the exons ATGCTCGCTTTTACTGTCGGCATTTTTAGTTTAACCGGTTCAACTGTTTTCGTTGGATGGATTTTTGATCGTTTCGGAACTAGAATAACTCGAATTATATCCAT GATCTTATTTTCAAGTGGAAGTTTAATGTTGGGTTTTGCTAATTCAG ATATTCCTGTGCTGATATTTCCTGGTTTGTGTTGCTTTGGAATTGGTGGAATAATGTTACTTGTTACAAACATGCAG ATCGGTAATTATTTCAACGTGGCTCGTTTAACAGTCGTGACTTTATACAACGCTACATTTGACACTTCATCATCAATGCTGTTGATGATAAAG GTGCTGCATGCAGCTGGTGTCAAGAGATTACATTGTTTTATAACTCTGTGCATATTGAATGTGGTTATTGTATCAATCAGCACATTCGCTTTActtccaaaattcaaagtttTCCCGAAAGATCGAAAAGATAAAAGGAACAAAGTTCTAGTCGAGTTGATTCCGAATGAAGACGACACCACAGATGGAATCAAAATGGGGAAATTATCAGAAATATCAGAAACGGTGAAAGAAAAAGATTCATTGACACCAG TTGATGTCGAGATGGAGCCACTTCCCACCATGATGACAGTAAAAGGGTTAAAGGATTATCTCGTCAGTAGAGTGtatctatttgaattgatgTGGCACGCGATCATTCAACtacaattcaattattacATGGGAACCTTAAATACAATGATTACTGACATCACTAACAATGACACTTATAAAG TGAGTTTTCTGACTAATGTATTTTCCTATATTCTGATGTGCGGTATATTTTTCGGACCTCTGGAAGgattatttttacatttaGAAAAGAAGCGACTCCAGC GTGATAATCCTAGTTATTACGATCAACTGAGACCTGCCGCTCTACCTCAAGCACTTTGTAGCACTCTTTGTCTATTATTATCAGTATTGGTTTTAATACCCGTTGAAAAACTACTGTATCTGCAGTTCATTAGTTTAACGATATTCAGAGCATTTCTTTATGGAATGAATTCGGCATTCCTCTTCATGGC ATTCCCAGTTGAACATTTCGGTCGATTGTTTGGTGTATTGATGACGGTTAACGGTATTATTGGAGCTTTACAATATCCATTGTTTAAGTGGGGAGAAGGTCCTCCTAAAAACTATCTACCA CCATCAGTGTTTATGATTGTACTCGTTTCATTGTCATATTTGCAACCCATTGCAGTGATGTTTGGAGAAAAAACTGATCAAATCTTCAAACGTCTTCGATGCAAATAG